A portion of the Luteolibacter rhizosphaerae genome contains these proteins:
- a CDS encoding transposase: MNPKDPLRPISNPAKRRQYDEQFKRDAVALLETGRSATQLARELGISQWNLRDWKRLFGSG, encoded by the coding sequence ATGAATCCGAAAGATCCGCTGCGCCCCATCTCCAATCCGGCCAAGCGCAGGCAATATGACGAACAATTCAAGCGCGACGCCGTCGCCTTGCTCGAGACCGGCCGCAGTGCCACCCAGCTCGCCCGCGAACTGGGCATCTCGCAGTGGAATCTCCGCGACTGGAAGCGCCTCTTCGGCAGCGGCG
- a CDS encoding MFS transporter, translating to MKLSDLKSSGHWPTLLTAFLYFDFSFMVWTLLGALAPQIAETLKLSPGQKGIMVAVPILGGAILRLALGLLVDRIGAKTTGIVAQLLVMGSLACGWIFGLKDFQATLIFGFTLGIAGASFAVALPQAGRWYPPNMQGVVLGLAGAGNVGVVLDSLIAPRLAAVYGWQAVFGFALIPAILTFAAYTIFSKDAPGAVVKKKLSDYVRLLKEKDAHWFCFYYTVSFGGFVGLASYYNLYFRSEFGLSAVKAGDFAAICTCVGALARPIGGAISDRIGGIRTMLVLYSCAGALLLIAAGIHSFWLNVGLFLGVSAALGMCNGSIFQLLPQRFGKDMGVMTGLVGCGGGIGGFYLASSLGLAKQTFGSCALGFIAFSVLCFIAVSGLAMVKTRWRTTWGAMADARI from the coding sequence ATGAAACTCAGCGACCTCAAGTCCTCCGGCCACTGGCCGACCCTGCTTACCGCGTTCCTCTACTTCGATTTTTCCTTCATGGTGTGGACGCTTCTGGGGGCCTTGGCGCCGCAGATCGCGGAGACTCTGAAGCTGAGCCCGGGGCAGAAGGGCATCATGGTGGCGGTGCCGATCCTGGGAGGAGCGATCCTGCGGCTGGCGCTCGGTCTATTGGTGGACCGGATCGGAGCGAAGACCACGGGGATCGTGGCGCAGTTGCTGGTGATGGGCTCGCTGGCCTGCGGCTGGATCTTCGGACTGAAGGATTTCCAAGCGACTCTCATCTTCGGGTTCACGCTCGGCATAGCCGGGGCATCCTTCGCGGTGGCGCTGCCGCAGGCGGGCCGCTGGTATCCGCCGAACATGCAGGGCGTAGTATTGGGACTGGCCGGTGCGGGTAACGTGGGCGTGGTGCTCGATAGCCTGATCGCGCCGCGACTCGCCGCGGTCTACGGCTGGCAGGCGGTCTTCGGCTTCGCGCTGATTCCCGCGATCCTGACCTTTGCAGCCTACACGATCTTCTCGAAGGACGCGCCGGGAGCGGTGGTGAAGAAGAAGCTCTCCGACTATGTGCGGCTGCTGAAGGAAAAGGATGCGCATTGGTTTTGCTTTTACTACACCGTTTCCTTCGGCGGTTTCGTGGGTCTGGCGAGCTACTACAACCTCTACTTCCGCTCCGAGTTCGGGCTGTCCGCAGTGAAGGCCGGCGACTTCGCGGCGATCTGCACCTGCGTGGGTGCGCTGGCACGCCCGATCGGCGGAGCGATCTCCGACCGGATCGGAGGCATTCGCACGATGCTGGTTCTCTATAGCTGCGCCGGTGCACTGCTGCTCATTGCGGCAGGGATCCACTCCTTCTGGCTGAACGTGGGGCTCTTCCTTGGCGTGAGTGCGGCACTCGGGATGTGCAACGGCTCGATCTTCCAACTGCTGCCGCAACGCTTCGGCAAGGACATGGGCGTGATGACCGGCTTGGTCGGGTGCGGCGGCGGCATCGGCGGCTTCTACCTCGCCAGCTCGCTGGGGCTGGCCAAGCAGACATTCGGCTCCTGCGCACTCGGATTCATCGCCTTCTCGGTGCTCTGCTTCATCGCGGTTTCCGGCCTGGCGATGGTGAAGACCCGCTGGCGGACGACCTGGGGTGCGATGGCGGATGCGCGGATCTAA
- a CDS encoding bifunctional protein-serine/threonine kinase/phosphatase, protein MKIRTSSHCLPRDDDGRPSSDAVSITQWDGGFIAALADGAGTAAAAREAAEHAVTMIGTHYRSHPLGWTPGKALRETVRMINRGLWNESLARFARTEMVCTLAVALYDEGILTHLGIGDSRIYLLRAGELQQLTTDDIDPLQTNRLTKALGAGESLSATSFKMSLEAGDTLFLCSDGIHHHLPDDAIYEALASGTSARHLAKQARDASPEETRDDCAAIRIDIDSLEWTARREDHQLPVPEKLAAGQKHDGWSLIRSFGANDRCWLAEREGCRQVMKFAPLEAIDQAAMVEAFLKETWNAIRFSEEAPFVKAWENPARSSLYYNMEFVDAPGLANLLKQRRLQVDETVQLGHFLAGTGIRLLRHDLLHGDIKPENILIGSAYDSVFFKLIDLGSSCEVFSRNSRAGTASYLAPERFKNAPISERTEVFSIGVTLYEAVAGQLPFGQIERFQTPNFRDPKPPGTHNPLVPPWLDAVILRACAIDPEERYSHFSELLFDLANPQKVRPWHPAKAPLIERHPVLFWKCAAIFLAILAVVLAIRLGSASK, encoded by the coding sequence ATGAAGATTCGTACCTCGTCCCACTGCCTGCCACGGGATGACGACGGGCGGCCGTCATCGGATGCCGTATCGATCACCCAATGGGACGGCGGATTCATCGCAGCGCTGGCGGATGGCGCTGGCACGGCTGCCGCGGCGCGGGAAGCGGCCGAGCATGCCGTGACGATGATCGGCACGCACTACCGAAGTCACCCGCTGGGATGGACACCGGGCAAGGCCTTGCGCGAGACAGTGCGGATGATCAACCGCGGGCTCTGGAATGAATCGCTCGCGCGCTTCGCCCGCACCGAAATGGTCTGCACGCTGGCAGTGGCCCTTTATGACGAGGGGATTCTCACTCATCTCGGCATCGGCGACTCGCGGATCTATCTCCTGCGTGCAGGCGAGCTCCAGCAACTCACGACCGATGACATCGATCCGCTGCAGACCAACCGCCTGACCAAGGCGCTGGGTGCCGGAGAAAGCTTGAGCGCCACGAGCTTCAAGATGTCATTGGAGGCCGGGGACACGCTCTTCCTGTGCTCCGACGGGATCCACCATCATCTGCCGGACGATGCGATCTACGAGGCCTTGGCGAGCGGCACCAGCGCGCGGCATCTGGCAAAGCAGGCGCGCGATGCCTCACCGGAAGAAACGCGCGACGACTGCGCAGCGATCCGGATCGATATCGATTCGCTGGAATGGACCGCGCGGCGTGAGGATCACCAACTGCCCGTGCCCGAGAAGCTGGCGGCGGGGCAAAAGCATGATGGCTGGAGCTTGATCCGCTCCTTCGGCGCGAATGACCGCTGCTGGCTGGCGGAGCGCGAAGGCTGCCGGCAGGTGATGAAGTTCGCACCGCTGGAAGCGATCGACCAAGCCGCGATGGTGGAGGCGTTCCTGAAGGAGACATGGAATGCGATCCGGTTCTCCGAGGAGGCCCCCTTCGTGAAGGCATGGGAGAATCCGGCGCGATCCTCCCTCTATTATAATATGGAGTTCGTCGATGCCCCGGGCTTGGCGAACCTGCTGAAGCAGCGTCGGCTCCAGGTGGATGAGACCGTGCAACTCGGCCACTTCCTGGCTGGAACCGGGATCCGGCTGCTGCGCCACGATCTCCTGCACGGCGACATCAAGCCGGAGAATATCCTGATCGGCTCCGCGTATGACTCGGTGTTCTTCAAGCTGATCGACCTGGGATCAAGCTGCGAGGTCTTCTCCCGCAACTCGCGGGCGGGCACGGCGAGCTATCTGGCACCGGAGCGCTTCAAGAACGCGCCGATCAGCGAGCGGACCGAGGTCTTCTCCATCGGGGTGACGCTCTACGAGGCCGTGGCGGGGCAGTTGCCTTTCGGACAGATCGAGCGCTTCCAGACGCCGAACTTCCGCGACCCGAAGCCGCCCGGCACCCACAATCCGCTGGTGCCGCCGTGGCTGGATGCGGTGATTCTGCGGGCTTGTGCGATCGATCCTGAAGAGCGCTACTCGCACTTCAGCGAGCTGCTCTTCGACCTGGCGAATCCCCAAAAGGTGAGACCTTGGCACCCGGCGAAAGCACCCTTGATCGAGAGACATCCGGTGCTGTTCTGGAAGTGCGCGGCAATTTTCCTCGCCATTCTCGCGGTGGTGCTGGCGATCCGATTGGGGTCGGCAAGCAAGTGA
- a CDS encoding MFS transporter — protein sequence MAAVPPQPATRFATRLSFLIPGVGIACWAPLVPFAKQQIGLDEAQLGMLLLFLGTGSVVAMPLAGGLAGKIGSRVVIAVASVGIACVLPFLAMAATQWQLATALFFFGAFLGAVDVAANIHGIEVEQRAGVPLMSNFHGCYSLGGLAGSALVTGMLSAGMSPLAATISITVFLLICVFISVPRLLEVRSASDSPFFVRPRGIVLLIGTLTFIVFLIEGALLDWSAVILKESRGVAEANSGVGFVLFSLAMTLTRFTGDRVTARWGGRRVLLLGSLLASAGLALVVTAPWTWLAIAGFLLIGFGAANLVPVLFSSAGRQKVMPVDLAISAISITGYAGILAGPAAIGFIAKYLSLGGAFLLLAIMVLAVAKFSRVASGAN from the coding sequence ATGGCAGCCGTCCCGCCGCAACCCGCGACCCGCTTTGCGACCCGGCTCTCCTTTCTCATCCCCGGCGTGGGCATCGCCTGCTGGGCACCCTTGGTTCCCTTCGCGAAGCAACAGATCGGCTTGGATGAAGCGCAGCTCGGTATGCTGCTACTGTTCCTCGGCACCGGATCCGTAGTGGCCATGCCACTCGCGGGAGGCCTCGCGGGCAAGATCGGCAGCCGCGTGGTGATCGCCGTCGCTTCCGTCGGCATCGCCTGTGTCCTGCCCTTCCTCGCCATGGCCGCCACCCAGTGGCAACTCGCGACCGCCCTCTTCTTCTTCGGCGCCTTTCTGGGAGCGGTGGATGTGGCGGCGAATATCCACGGCATCGAAGTCGAGCAGCGCGCGGGCGTCCCGCTCATGTCGAACTTCCACGGCTGCTATAGCTTGGGCGGCCTCGCGGGATCGGCGCTTGTCACCGGGATGTTATCCGCAGGCATGAGCCCGCTGGCCGCCACGATTAGCATCACCGTCTTCCTTCTGATCTGCGTGTTCATCTCCGTTCCGCGACTGCTCGAGGTTCGTTCGGCGAGCGATTCTCCCTTCTTCGTGAGGCCGCGGGGAATCGTCCTTCTTATCGGCACGCTCACTTTCATCGTCTTCCTGATTGAAGGAGCGCTGCTCGACTGGAGCGCGGTGATCCTGAAGGAAAGCCGCGGCGTGGCAGAGGCGAATTCCGGGGTCGGCTTCGTGCTCTTCTCGCTGGCCATGACCTTGACGCGCTTCACCGGCGACCGCGTGACCGCGCGCTGGGGCGGTAGACGGGTGCTCTTGCTCGGCTCGCTACTCGCCTCGGCTGGCCTTGCTCTGGTCGTGACCGCACCGTGGACCTGGCTCGCCATCGCGGGCTTCCTCTTGATCGGCTTCGGTGCCGCGAATCTGGTACCGGTGCTTTTTAGTTCAGCTGGACGCCAGAAAGTGATGCCGGTCGATCTCGCCATCTCGGCGATCAGCATCACCGGCTATGCAGGCATCCTCGCCGGACCGGCTGCCATCGGCTTCATCGCGAAGTACCTCAGCCTCGGCGGAGCCTTCCTCCTCTTGGCGATCATGGTCCTCGCCGTCGCGAAGTTCTCGCGGGTCGCTTCGGGAGCGAATTGA
- a CDS encoding TetR/AcrR family transcriptional regulator: MPAERQRRHEPGRRGRIVATAMEVIVQDGLAGLSHRKVASAADVPLGSITYQFASLDDLAMAAFERYVGECSDHFEQALASISSPRELPAVLAAEVGAYLASGKQLTLAYELYLGSVRNPRLRTLMNRWLRNSRGSLARHLDEATARVVDALIEGLLLHTLLEDEPMDRLELEAAFCRLLPAA; encoded by the coding sequence ATGCCCGCCGAGCGACAACGCAGACACGAACCCGGTCGCCGCGGTCGCATCGTCGCCACGGCCATGGAGGTGATCGTGCAGGACGGGCTCGCCGGCTTGAGCCATCGCAAGGTCGCCTCCGCTGCGGATGTCCCTTTGGGTTCCATCACTTATCAGTTCGCCAGCCTCGACGATCTCGCGATGGCAGCCTTCGAGCGTTATGTCGGCGAGTGTTCCGATCACTTCGAGCAAGCGCTCGCTTCGATCTCTTCTCCCCGTGAGCTTCCCGCCGTCCTTGCCGCGGAGGTGGGTGCCTATCTCGCCTCGGGCAAGCAACTGACCCTCGCCTACGAGCTCTATCTGGGCTCCGTGCGGAACCCGCGGCTCCGCACCCTCATGAACCGCTGGCTGCGGAACAGTCGCGGCTCGCTCGCCCGCCATCTCGATGAAGCCACCGCACGGGTCGTCGATGCGCTGATCGAGGGGCTTCTGCTTCACACCCTGCTCGAGGATGAGCCGATGGACCGCCTCGAGTTGGAGGCCGCCTTCTGCCGCTTGCTGCCCGCCGCATGA
- a CDS encoding CmpA/NrtA family ABC transporter substrate-binding protein — translation MNENHSLSRRGFLTRTTKASALGLLASGLPSGWAGAQSASDAPETANVNFGIIALTDCSPIVIAHEKGLFKKYGINSTVTKGASWAAIRDSLANGDIQATHMLIGMPIASTMGLGGAPKVPMVIPWLLNRNGQSISLAKSLKGKVGADPKALKPLVDAAKAAGHPMTFAMTFPPGTHAMWIRYWLAAGGINPGDAAGAGADISLITIPPPQMVANMQVGKMDGFCVGEPWNAKTIADDIGFTAINSQGIWKDHPEKVCAFTEEFANKNPKTVKAVLKALHEASVWLDKMENRTEQAKIVSAPTYINCPPESILQRLQGKYDMGDGRKFRDPDYMIFSDRNCNFPQPKYCKWWLTQLRRWGFTQGAPDYEGVTKQVMRTDFYEEAMKEIGYTHDGMNDAPESFFDGSKFDPKGDMEAYAASFDVKTLKG, via the coding sequence ATGAACGAAAACCACTCCCTTTCCCGCCGCGGCTTCCTGACGCGGACCACCAAAGCTTCCGCCCTCGGCTTGCTGGCATCCGGTCTGCCATCGGGTTGGGCCGGTGCGCAGAGCGCCTCGGATGCGCCGGAAACCGCGAACGTCAACTTCGGCATCATCGCGCTGACGGATTGCTCGCCGATCGTGATCGCGCACGAGAAAGGGCTCTTCAAGAAGTACGGGATCAACTCGACGGTGACGAAGGGTGCGAGCTGGGCGGCGATCCGCGACTCGCTGGCGAACGGCGACATCCAGGCGACGCACATGCTGATCGGCATGCCGATCGCCTCGACCATGGGTCTGGGCGGTGCGCCGAAGGTGCCAATGGTGATCCCGTGGCTGCTGAACCGCAACGGACAGTCGATCAGCCTCGCGAAATCCCTCAAAGGAAAAGTGGGCGCGGACCCGAAGGCGTTGAAGCCGCTCGTGGATGCCGCGAAAGCGGCAGGGCATCCGATGACCTTCGCGATGACCTTCCCGCCGGGAACGCACGCGATGTGGATCCGCTACTGGTTAGCCGCCGGTGGCATCAATCCCGGCGACGCCGCGGGTGCGGGTGCGGACATTTCCCTGATCACCATTCCGCCGCCGCAGATGGTAGCCAACATGCAGGTGGGCAAGATGGACGGTTTCTGCGTGGGCGAGCCATGGAACGCGAAGACGATCGCGGACGACATCGGCTTCACCGCGATCAACTCGCAGGGTATCTGGAAAGACCACCCGGAGAAGGTCTGCGCCTTTACCGAGGAGTTCGCGAACAAGAACCCGAAGACCGTGAAGGCGGTGCTGAAGGCCCTGCATGAAGCGAGCGTGTGGCTCGACAAGATGGAGAACCGTACCGAGCAGGCGAAGATCGTGAGCGCTCCGACTTACATCAACTGCCCGCCAGAATCGATCCTGCAGCGGCTGCAGGGCAAGTATGACATGGGCGACGGACGGAAGTTCCGCGATCCGGATTACATGATCTTCAGCGACCGGAACTGCAACTTCCCGCAGCCGAAGTACTGCAAGTGGTGGCTGACGCAGCTCCGCCGCTGGGGCTTCACCCAGGGCGCGCCGGACTACGAGGGCGTAACCAAGCAGGTGATGCGCACCGACTTCTACGAAGAGGCGATGAAGGAGATCGGTTATACGCACGACGGCATGAACGATGCTCCGGAGTCCTTCTTCGACGGTTCCAAGTTCGATCCGAAGGGCGACATGGAAGCCTATGCCGCCTCCTTCGACGTGAAGACCCTGAAGGGCTGA
- the ntrB gene encoding nitrate ABC transporter permease, whose translation MKFFHSLKLDILLLPLVGILLCLGGWAIIAGKSTTTQTVDDWGDPVTKVERHGISKNLPSPSETWTASKPYIAEPLAKRGELDQGILRFAWLSLKLVAQGYFIALLIGTPIGFLLGLSKNFTKAFDPIIQILRPVSPLAWLPLGMVLFSGLKVMDASGRVSFGTSDAAALFTIAICAMWPTVLNTAVGVRAVPQDYLNVAKVLKLSKTKTLFKVLIPSALPYMFTGFRLSLGIAWLVIVAVEMLIGKPGVGGFLWQQYNANSFAHIILSILTIGVIGYVLDRMMSLVEGRFRTA comes from the coding sequence ATGAAATTTTTCCATTCGCTCAAGCTCGACATTCTCCTGCTGCCGCTGGTCGGCATCCTGCTCTGCCTCGGCGGCTGGGCGATCATAGCCGGCAAGTCCACCACCACCCAAACGGTCGATGACTGGGGTGATCCGGTGACGAAGGTCGAGCGCCATGGCATTTCAAAGAATCTCCCCTCGCCCTCCGAGACATGGACGGCGAGCAAGCCCTACATCGCGGAGCCGCTGGCCAAGCGCGGCGAGCTGGACCAGGGGATCCTGCGCTTCGCGTGGCTGTCGCTGAAGCTGGTGGCGCAGGGTTACTTCATCGCGCTGCTGATCGGCACGCCGATCGGTTTCCTGCTGGGGCTATCGAAGAACTTCACCAAGGCCTTCGACCCGATTATCCAGATCCTGCGGCCGGTCTCGCCGCTGGCGTGGCTGCCCTTGGGCATGGTGCTCTTCAGCGGCTTGAAGGTAATGGATGCGAGTGGCCGGGTGAGCTTCGGCACCTCGGATGCGGCGGCGCTCTTCACTATCGCGATTTGTGCGATGTGGCCCACGGTGCTGAATACGGCGGTGGGGGTCCGCGCGGTGCCGCAGGATTACCTGAATGTGGCGAAGGTACTGAAGCTCTCGAAGACGAAGACGCTGTTCAAGGTGCTCATCCCCTCGGCGCTGCCGTATATGTTCACGGGCTTCCGGCTTTCGCTGGGGATCGCGTGGTTGGTGATCGTGGCGGTGGAGATGCTGATCGGCAAGCCCGGGGTCGGAGGATTCCTGTGGCAGCAGTACAACGCGAACAGCTTCGCCCATATCATCCTCTCGATCCTGACGATCGGCGTGATCGGCTACGTGCTGGACCGCATGATGAGCCTGGTGGAAGGGCGCTTCCGCACGGCCTGA
- a CDS encoding ABC transporter ATP-binding protein produces the protein MPPILEINSAAKGFGRGRDRSEVLRELNLSVEEGDFVSIIGYSGTGKSTLINLIAGLLKPDSGSVKMDGAEIKGPGPERGIVFQNYSLLPWLTVTENVRLAVDQIYPQLSENEWAEHAARYIDMVKLTPASGKLPRELSGGMRQRVSVARTLAANPRILLLDEPLSALDALTRATLQDEIADIWQQNRTTVIWITNDPDEALLVADRVIPLLPGREGATLGDEIRVDLARPRDRKQVLTTPEFKDLKLRLVNTLLGAKKDSTPLLTKKLSAPDILPEDLGKKRDFSIFDRPAPRRRSQLQREELQIEAS, from the coding sequence ATGCCACCGATCCTTGAAATCAATTCGGCCGCGAAGGGCTTCGGCCGCGGCCGCGATCGCAGCGAGGTGCTGCGCGAGCTGAACCTGAGCGTGGAGGAAGGCGACTTCGTCTCGATCATCGGCTACTCCGGCACCGGCAAGAGCACGCTGATCAACCTGATCGCGGGACTGCTGAAGCCGGACAGCGGCAGCGTGAAGATGGATGGCGCGGAGATCAAAGGTCCCGGGCCGGAGCGCGGCATCGTGTTCCAGAACTACTCGTTGCTGCCGTGGCTGACCGTGACGGAGAACGTGCGGCTGGCGGTCGATCAGATTTACCCGCAACTGAGCGAGAATGAGTGGGCGGAGCATGCGGCACGATACATCGACATGGTGAAGCTCACGCCAGCATCCGGGAAGTTGCCGCGGGAACTCTCGGGCGGGATGCGGCAGCGGGTCTCGGTGGCGCGGACGCTTGCGGCGAATCCGCGGATCCTGTTGCTGGACGAACCGCTCTCCGCGCTGGACGCGCTGACACGGGCGACGCTGCAGGACGAGATTGCGGACATCTGGCAGCAGAACCGGACCACGGTGATCTGGATCACGAACGATCCGGACGAGGCGCTGCTGGTGGCGGACCGGGTGATCCCGCTGCTGCCGGGCCGCGAGGGAGCGACGCTGGGGGATGAGATCCGTGTGGATCTGGCCCGGCCGCGCGATCGCAAGCAAGTGCTCACGACACCGGAATTCAAGGACCTGAAGCTGCGTCTGGTGAATACCTTGCTCGGCGCGAAGAAGGACAGCACTCCCCTGCTGACCAAGAAACTATCGGCGCCGGACATCCTGCCGGAGGATCTCGGCAAGAAGCGGGACTTCTCGATCTTCGATCGTCCTGCACCGCGCCGCCGCTCACAGCTCCAACGCGAGGAACTCCAGATCGAGGCATCCTAA
- a CDS encoding ABC transporter ATP-binding protein gives MSAPVLELFKLSKAYPTPKGPAVIVKEFNLNLAPGEFVTLIGHSGCGKSTVLSMVAGLTDATDGAMILSGRETNVAGPDRGVVFQSPCLLPWMTAFENVMLGVDQVYFTAPKAERRELAEYYLSVVGLGNAMHKYPGELSQGMRQRVGIARAFALQPKMLLLDEPFGMLDALTKMELQEVLLELWRRNKLTTLMVTHDVDEAIFLSDRVVMMTDGPEAEVGDILTIPFERPRNRAAVLADPRYQEIRNHLLTFLNERSHIRPSRITPPTMESVTVPERSPVPGGAVSTH, from the coding sequence ATGTCCGCTCCCGTTCTCGAACTCTTCAAGCTCTCCAAGGCCTACCCGACCCCGAAGGGGCCGGCCGTCATCGTGAAGGAGTTCAACCTGAACCTCGCTCCCGGTGAATTCGTCACGCTAATCGGCCACTCCGGTTGCGGCAAATCGACGGTGCTCTCGATGGTGGCGGGGCTCACTGATGCCACCGATGGCGCGATGATCCTTTCCGGCCGGGAGACGAACGTGGCCGGACCGGATCGCGGCGTGGTCTTCCAATCGCCCTGCCTGCTGCCGTGGATGACGGCCTTCGAGAACGTGATGCTGGGGGTGGATCAGGTCTATTTCACCGCGCCCAAGGCAGAACGGCGCGAGCTGGCCGAGTATTACCTCTCGGTGGTCGGTTTGGGCAACGCGATGCACAAGTATCCCGGCGAGCTCTCCCAGGGGATGCGGCAACGGGTCGGCATCGCGCGGGCCTTCGCGCTCCAGCCGAAGATGCTGCTCCTCGACGAGCCCTTCGGGATGCTCGACGCGCTGACCAAAATGGAGCTGCAAGAGGTGCTCCTGGAATTGTGGCGGCGCAACAAGCTGACCACCTTGATGGTCACCCATGATGTGGACGAGGCGATCTTCCTCTCCGACCGGGTGGTGATGATGACCGACGGCCCGGAAGCCGAGGTCGGCGACATCCTCACTATCCCCTTCGAGCGACCGCGCAATCGGGCGGCCGTGCTGGCGGATCCGCGGTATCAGGAGATTCGGAATCACCTGCTGACCTTCCTGAACGAGCGCTCGCACATCCGACCGAGCCGGATCACCCCGCCGACCATGGAGTCCGTGACGGTTCCGGAAAGGAGCCCGGTACCCGGCGGGGCGGTCTCGACGCACTAA